Proteins found in one Candidatus Delongbacteria bacterium genomic segment:
- the selA gene encoding L-seryl-tRNA(Sec) selenium transferase, whose translation MNPQHTTPDGGADTRRLLSGLPAVDRLLREPALQAWEDRLRRETLAILAREELETWRAELLAGTRGQAGSAAELAAGAARRAARLLDGRMRRVINASGVVLHTGLGRAVLPQAARARVQEILTGAVDLEFQLEDGKRGRREERVARLLRLLTGAEAALAVNNNAAAVHLMLRALCARREVIVSRGQQVEIGGGFRIPEVIRQSGARLVEVGCTNRTHCEDYAQVIGPRTAALLRVHPSNFRVSGFTAEPTLEELAQLAHARGLLLLDDLGSGALVDFPGVPEPEPLVTASLAAGADLVCFSGDKLLGGPQAGLLLGRAELIRKLAAHPMMRAFRCDKLTLAALEAVLELYLAPGGERPADLPVWAACNEGRDAVRRRAGGLFEALLRELGAPAVAAGWERAAEAAGLELRESDSTGRTGSGALPGQDLPSAAVALRPLRGGAHRLHDRLRRGTPAVVGQVRAQELLLDVKAVAEEEIPELAAAVRRALGLI comes from the coding sequence GTGAACCCACAGCACACGACACCGGACGGCGGGGCGGACACCCGCCGTCTGCTCTCCGGCCTGCCGGCAGTGGACCGCCTGCTGCGCGAGCCGGCGCTGCAGGCCTGGGAGGACCGCCTGCGCCGCGAGACGCTGGCGATCCTGGCCCGCGAGGAACTGGAGACCTGGCGCGCGGAGCTGCTGGCCGGGACCCGCGGCCAGGCGGGCTCTGCGGCCGAACTGGCGGCCGGGGCGGCCCGGCGGGCGGCGCGCCTGCTGGACGGCCGCATGCGGCGCGTGATCAACGCCAGCGGCGTGGTGCTGCACACGGGCCTGGGGCGCGCCGTGCTGCCGCAGGCGGCCCGCGCGCGCGTGCAGGAGATCCTGACCGGCGCGGTGGACCTGGAGTTCCAGCTGGAGGACGGCAAGCGCGGCCGGCGCGAGGAGCGGGTGGCCCGGCTGCTGCGCCTGCTCACCGGGGCGGAGGCCGCCCTGGCCGTGAACAACAACGCCGCGGCCGTGCACCTGATGCTGCGCGCCCTCTGCGCCCGGCGCGAGGTGATCGTCTCCCGCGGGCAGCAGGTGGAGATCGGCGGCGGCTTCCGCATTCCCGAGGTGATCCGCCAGAGCGGCGCGCGGCTGGTGGAGGTGGGCTGCACCAACCGCACGCACTGCGAGGACTACGCCCAGGTCATCGGGCCGCGCACGGCGGCCCTCTTGCGCGTGCATCCCAGCAACTTCCGGGTGAGCGGCTTCACGGCCGAGCCCACGCTGGAGGAGCTGGCGCAACTGGCCCACGCCCGGGGCCTGCTCTTGCTGGACGACCTAGGATCCGGCGCCCTGGTGGACTTTCCCGGCGTGCCGGAGCCGGAGCCGCTGGTGACCGCCTCCCTGGCCGCGGGGGCGGATCTGGTCTGCTTCAGCGGCGACAAGCTGCTGGGCGGGCCCCAGGCGGGCCTGCTGCTGGGGCGCGCGGAGCTGATCCGCAAACTGGCCGCGCATCCCATGATGCGGGCCTTCCGCTGCGACAAACTGACGCTGGCGGCGCTGGAGGCCGTGCTGGAACTCTATCTGGCCCCCGGCGGCGAGCGGCCAGCCGACCTGCCGGTCTGGGCCGCCTGCAACGAGGGGCGGGACGCCGTGCGCCGGCGGGCGGGCGGGCTGTTCGAAGCCCTGCTGCGCGAACTGGGCGCCCCCGCGGTGGCGGCCGGCTGGGAGCGTGCGGCCGAGGCGGCGGGGCTGGAATTGAGGGAATCAGACAGCACCGGACGGACGGGATCCGGCGCGCTGCCCGGCCAGGATCTGCCCAGCGCGGCCGTGGCCCTGCGGCCCCTCCGGGGCGGCGCCCACCGCCTGCACGACCGTCTGCGCCGCGGCACGCCCGCCGTGGTGGGCCAGGTCCGGGCGCAGGAACTGCTGCTGGATGTCAAGGCCGTGGCCGAGGAGGAGATCCCCGAGCTGGCTGCCGCCGTGCGCCGGGCGCTGGGATTGATATGA
- a CDS encoding TerB family tellurite resistance protein: MGKLVGGGLGWAVFGPLGALLGGIIGNAFDQRGETREIPEDYYRHRGWTRSDPRFSANPAGNFVLALLALCAHVIKADGTVRSAEVQQVRDFVQRTFPHDAADLMQVLKQLLEQQVDVGPLCAQIGMHLGYPERLELLQLLVAVARADGILNPAETRTVREIAQRLGIREADLRTLFGAAGQASAPAQAAPDPYEVLGVARSASDEELKKAWRALAKKFHPDRVAHLGEDLRRFSEEKFKSIQGAWDQIKQERGL, encoded by the coding sequence ATGGGAAAACTAGTCGGCGGCGGGCTGGGGTGGGCCGTGTTCGGACCCCTGGGCGCCCTGTTGGGCGGCATCATCGGCAACGCCTTCGACCAGCGTGGCGAGACCCGCGAGATCCCCGAGGACTACTACCGGCACCGGGGCTGGACGCGCAGCGACCCGCGCTTCAGCGCCAACCCGGCGGGCAACTTCGTGCTGGCCCTGCTGGCGCTCTGCGCCCACGTCATCAAGGCCGACGGCACCGTGCGCAGCGCCGAGGTGCAGCAGGTTCGCGACTTCGTCCAGCGCACCTTCCCGCACGACGCGGCCGACCTGATGCAGGTGCTCAAGCAGCTGCTGGAGCAGCAGGTGGACGTGGGTCCGCTCTGCGCGCAGATCGGCATGCACCTGGGCTATCCCGAACGCCTGGAACTGCTGCAGTTGCTGGTGGCCGTGGCCCGCGCCGACGGCATCCTCAACCCCGCCGAGACCCGCACCGTGCGCGAGATCGCCCAGCGCCTGGGCATCCGCGAGGCCGACCTGCGCACGCTGTTCGGGGCGGCGGGTCAAGCCAGCGCGCCGGCCCAGGCCGCGCCGGATCCCTACGAGGTGCTGGGAGTCGCCCGGAGCGCCAGCGACGAAGAACTCAAGAAAGCCTGGCGCGCGCTGGCCAAGAAGTTCCACCCGGATCGCGTGGCCCACCTGGGCGAGGACCTGCGGCGCTTCTCCGAGGAGAAGTTCAAGTCCATCCAGGGCGCCTGGGACCAGATCAAGCAGGAGCGCGGCCTCTGA
- the selB gene encoding selenocysteine-specific translation elongation factor: MSHIVIGTAGHIDHGKTSLVRALTGMDTDTLREERERQITIDLGFAFLGEDVTIIDVPGHERFIKNMVSGVATIDFVLLVVAADDGIMPQTREHMDILGLLGLEHGLVVITKAEMAEPDWLALVQDELQTFLRGTFLEDAPVHVVDSLSLRGIDELRSALDAALHALPPREGRGAFREVVDRVFNVKGHGTVLTGTVLAGFLKSGDEVEIQPGGLKARVRGLQVHGKAVEQVRQGDRAALNLQGLARTELGRGSWVAAPGLLTPTSLLDVRLRVLPGELRLKHRDRVRVHLGTAELIGRVLLLGRKALEPGEEGFAQLLLEEETAALLGDRFVIRRYSPQTTIGGGVVADPNPRRHRPSAGQVVDRLERLTDGSFDEQLESLLDDPWQPLWQESELRARTGAEPDELRPELERMVVQGRVRRCEWGSRVHWMLSTRWQEAGERLLERLRRLHEATPELPGQPVAQLRADLFSRPGWQAHAQPLLDALLAELGGKGLIKLENRCASLAGHEPRLSPELRRRTDALVDWLEGQGYGAPRLEDFAQALACGVPEVKRLLALALQEGRVEQATDQIFLTRARHLAALAELRALGRKQPEGFTVSQAGARLSASRRFMVPYLEALDTRGLTRRAGNFRSVADGAGDL; this comes from the coding sequence ATGTCCCACATCGTCATCGGCACCGCCGGCCACATCGACCACGGCAAGACCAGCCTGGTGCGCGCCCTGACCGGCATGGACACCGACACCCTGCGCGAGGAGCGCGAGCGCCAGATCACCATCGACCTGGGCTTCGCCTTCCTGGGCGAGGACGTGACGATCATCGACGTGCCGGGGCACGAGCGCTTCATCAAGAACATGGTCAGCGGTGTGGCCACCATCGATTTCGTCCTGCTGGTGGTGGCCGCCGACGACGGAATCATGCCCCAGACCCGCGAGCACATGGACATCCTGGGCCTGCTGGGGCTGGAACACGGGCTGGTGGTGATCACCAAGGCCGAGATGGCCGAACCCGACTGGCTGGCCCTGGTCCAGGACGAGCTGCAGACCTTCCTGCGCGGCACCTTCCTCGAGGACGCGCCCGTGCACGTGGTGGATTCGCTCTCCCTGCGAGGCATCGACGAGCTGCGCAGCGCGCTGGACGCGGCCCTGCACGCCCTGCCGCCCCGGGAGGGCCGGGGCGCCTTCCGCGAGGTGGTGGACCGCGTCTTCAACGTCAAGGGCCACGGCACGGTGCTCACCGGCACGGTGCTGGCGGGCTTCCTGAAGAGCGGCGACGAGGTGGAGATCCAGCCCGGCGGACTGAAGGCCCGGGTGCGCGGTCTGCAGGTGCACGGCAAGGCCGTGGAGCAGGTCCGCCAGGGCGACCGCGCGGCGCTCAACCTGCAGGGCCTGGCCCGCACGGAGCTGGGCCGCGGCTCCTGGGTGGCGGCCCCCGGCCTGCTCACACCCACCAGCCTGCTGGACGTGCGCCTGCGCGTGCTGCCCGGCGAGCTCCGCCTCAAACATCGCGACCGCGTGCGCGTGCACCTGGGCACGGCGGAGTTGATCGGCCGCGTGCTGCTGCTGGGCCGCAAGGCCCTGGAACCCGGCGAGGAGGGCTTCGCCCAGCTGCTGCTGGAGGAGGAGACCGCCGCCCTGCTGGGCGACCGCTTCGTGATCCGCCGCTATTCGCCCCAGACCACCATCGGCGGCGGCGTGGTGGCGGATCCCAATCCGCGCCGGCACCGGCCCTCCGCCGGGCAGGTGGTGGACCGGCTGGAGCGCCTGACCGACGGCAGTTTCGACGAGCAGCTCGAGAGCCTGCTGGACGATCCCTGGCAGCCGCTCTGGCAGGAGAGCGAGCTGCGCGCCCGCACCGGCGCGGAGCCCGACGAGCTGCGCCCGGAGCTGGAGCGCATGGTCGTCCAGGGGCGCGTGCGGCGCTGCGAGTGGGGCAGCCGCGTGCACTGGATGCTGAGCACGCGCTGGCAGGAGGCGGGGGAGCGGCTGCTGGAGCGCCTGCGCCGGCTGCACGAGGCCACGCCGGAACTGCCCGGGCAGCCTGTGGCCCAGTTGCGGGCGGACCTGTTCTCGCGGCCCGGCTGGCAGGCGCACGCCCAGCCCCTGCTGGACGCGCTGCTGGCGGAACTGGGCGGAAAGGGTCTGATCAAACTCGAGAATCGCTGCGCCAGCCTGGCCGGCCACGAGCCGCGCCTCTCGCCCGAGCTGCGTCGACGCACGGATGCCCTGGTGGACTGGCTGGAGGGCCAGGGCTACGGCGCGCCGCGGCTGGAGGATTTCGCCCAGGCTCTGGCCTGCGGCGTGCCCGAAGTCAAACGCCTGCTGGCCCTGGCGTTGCAGGAGGGCCGCGTGGAGCAGGCCACTGATCAGATCTTCCTGACCCGCGCGCGGCATCTGGCGGCGCTGGCCGAGCTGCGGGCCCTGGGCCGCAAGCAGCCCGAGGGCTTCACCGTCAGTCAGGCGGGCGCGCGCTTGAGTGCCAGCCGGCGCTTCATGGTTCCATACCTTGAAGCCCTGGACACCCGGGGCCTCACCCGGCGCGCCGGTAACTTCCGCAGCGTGGCCGACGGAGCGGGGGACTTGTAG
- a CDS encoding MotA/TolQ/ExbB proton channel family protein — MQQRIRAFRAPHAAIILTLCSVLPALAAEGGAGDAATLPVLEILAMGGWIMWPIYLTLAAGVALSISRFLMIRLDQSRENALQDWKPRGRSADDALKAIQGMETGSLSQAAVDMLTQFRATRNPESMSAQIERHLTVRQDWFKPYQNWLNFLSESAGALGLLGTVLGMFQTFFGGTLDKDKVLHGMGLALITTLVGLVVSLILNFVLTLVRNHFDKSLDRQYQKLTEIRQAMLEAGALDSQRS; from the coding sequence ATGCAGCAGCGAATCCGCGCCTTCCGGGCGCCCCATGCGGCGATCATCCTGACGCTGTGTTCCGTCCTGCCGGCGCTTGCCGCGGAGGGCGGGGCCGGCGACGCCGCCACCCTGCCCGTGCTGGAGATCCTGGCCATGGGCGGCTGGATCATGTGGCCCATCTACCTGACGCTGGCCGCGGGCGTAGCCCTCAGCATCTCGCGCTTCCTGATGATCCGCCTGGACCAGTCGCGCGAGAACGCCTTGCAGGACTGGAAACCCCGCGGCCGCAGCGCCGACGACGCCCTGAAGGCCATCCAGGGCATGGAGACGGGCAGCCTGTCTCAGGCGGCCGTGGACATGCTCACCCAGTTCCGCGCCACGCGCAACCCGGAGTCCATGAGCGCGCAGATCGAGCGCCACCTCACCGTGCGCCAGGACTGGTTCAAGCCCTATCAGAACTGGCTGAACTTCCTGTCCGAGAGCGCCGGCGCGCTGGGCCTGTTGGGAACCGTGCTGGGCATGTTCCAGACCTTTTTCGGCGGCACGCTGGACAAGGACAAGGTGCTCCACGGCATGGGCCTGGCGCTGATCACCACCCTGGTGGGCCTGGTGGTCAGCCTGATCCTCAACTTCGTGCTGACCCTGGTACGCAACCATTTCGACAAGAGTCTGGACCGGCAATACCAGAAGCTCACCGAGATCCGGCAGGCCATGCTGGAGGCGGGGGCCCTGGATTCCCAGCGGTCGTAG
- a CDS encoding biopolymer transporter ExbD, with protein sequence MLRLIDIVLILLFGFISISHFDSSVSVQLPEAGHMPRLQAEFQNLAVVSLNEAGAFVCGPERHQVADATELRDWLAGEQAAGATQVRLRADRGRPSSEVALLQELCGELDLGLSLEIIRRAEEIRP encoded by the coding sequence GTGCTGCGACTCATCGACATCGTGCTGATCCTGCTGTTCGGCTTCATCTCGATCAGCCACTTCGACAGCTCGGTCTCCGTGCAACTGCCCGAGGCCGGCCACATGCCCCGGCTGCAGGCCGAGTTCCAGAACCTGGCCGTGGTCAGCCTGAACGAGGCCGGGGCATTCGTCTGCGGCCCCGAGCGGCACCAGGTGGCCGACGCGACCGAGCTGCGCGACTGGCTGGCGGGCGAGCAGGCCGCCGGAGCCACCCAGGTGCGCCTGCGCGCCGACCGCGGCCGGCCGTCCTCGGAAGTGGCCCTGCTGCAGGAATTGTGCGGCGAGCTGGATCTGGGCCTGAGCCTGGAGATCATCCGCCGCGCCGAGGAGATTCGTCCGTGA